Proteins encoded together in one Styela clava chromosome 12, kaStyClav1.hap1.2, whole genome shotgun sequence window:
- the LOC120329609 gene encoding beta-1-syntrophin-like, giving the protein MTSRASHDIMPTEAEILTQGQWCPVNIDVQALHVRIKLSSELRKDSDSNQSSSTATSQIPTDGSFSPITVPETVDYIPSSEEVSDQPRVVNVLKQDAGGLGISIKGGSENGMPILISKVFKGLAADNTKQLFVGDCIMSVNEESLQNVTHDEAVTVLKNSGKSVQLEVRFMKEVTPFFRKGRVLMDIGWDLQPPYADLQNGLDQSVSERQIPLKLSYVTRDLTVTDQGNRVIEIHSPDGRNSCIIRFSERETAIIWFEHLHKISFQATQHAVVQANLILNSSDDRGDSEKVKQLMLKQIRFMGWLSEQICTDTQTMYKPVFVAVTDKEILIYDFVPWTSEDWSIPFLSLPLLATRLVHKQNAENGGISHSFDNIMFSVRTGSREGIEMHTFKCGTQEHFKRWKQAIIRSCHRAVEIMKEITIKIQWKEREARLTIHWENGFTLRALPLGLLDVESAPVIWEHPFRDLRHSSDDGKRILTLDFGKGPEEFDLGSCPKPIVFVLHNFLSAKVTRMGLMTQVS; this is encoded by the exons ATGACGTCCCGTGCGTCCCATGATATCATGCCTACAGAGGCTGAAATTCTGACGCAAGGACAATGGTGCCCTGTTAATATTGATGTGCAAGCACTGCACGTTCGGATTAAACTGAGCAGTGAATTAAGGAAAGATTCAGATTCAAATCAAAGTTCTTCCACG gcAACATCACAAATTCCAACAGATGGCTCCTTTTCTCCAATAACAGTTCCTGAAACAGTTGATTATATTCCGAGTTCTGAGGAAGTATCAGATCAACCTCGTGTGGTCAATGTATTAAAGCAAGATGCCGGTGGATTGGGAATTAGTATCAAAGGAGGCAGTGAAAATGGAATGCCAATATTAATAAGCAAAGTTTTCAA GGGTCTAGCAGCTGACAACACAAAGCAACTATTTGTTGGTGATTGTATAATGTCAGTGAATGAAGAAAGTTTGCAAAATGTAACGCATGATGAAGCCGTCACTGTTTTGAAAAACAGTGGGAAATCTGTACAATTAGAAGTTCGTTTTATGAAAGAAGTTACACCGTTCTTCAGGAAAGGAAGAGTTTTAATGGATATTGGTTGGGATTTACAACCTCCTTACGCTGATCTGCAG AACGGGCTAGATCAGTCAGTGTCAGAAAGACAAATTCCATTGAAGTTAAGTTATGTTACAAGGGATTTAACGGTCACTGATCAG GGTAATAGAGTGATTGAAATCCATTCACCTGATGGTAGAAATTCATGTATAATCAGGTTCAGTGAACGGGAGACCGCAATTATATGGTTCGAACATTTACATAAGATATCATTCCAAGCAACACAACATGCTGTTGTACAG GCAAACTTGATACTGAATTCAAGTGATGACAGAGGAGACTCGGAAAAAGTCAAACAATTAATGTTGAAACAAATCAGGTTCATGGGATGGCTTTCTGAACAG atttgcaCAGACACACAGACAATGTATAAACCAGTGTTTGTCGCTGTAACAGAtaaagaaattttaatttatgattTTGTGCCTTGGACTAGCGAAGATTGGTCAATTCCATTTCTGAGTTTACCATTACTAGCTACGAG GCTTGttcacaaacaaaatgcagaaaatgGTGGAATATCACATTCATTCGATAATATTATGTTTAGTGTAAGAACTGGTTCAAGGGAAGGAATCGAAATGCACACATTCAA ATGCGGTACACAAGAACATTTTAAACGATGGAAACAAGCAATTATAAGAAGTTGTCATCGTGCTGTAGAAATTATGAAAGAAATAACAATAA AAATCCAATGGAAAGAACGTGAAGCTCGTTTGACAATACATTGGGAAAATGGATTCACTTTACGTGCACTTCCACTAGGATTACTGGATGTAGAGTCTGCTCCTGTAATATGGGAACATCCTTTCCGAGATCTGAGGCATTCGTCTGATGATGGAAAAAGAATTTTGACACTGGATTTTGGAAAAGGACCAGAG GAATTTGACCTTGGATCCTGTCCAAAGCCCATCGTGTTTGTTCTTCATAATTTTCTATCAGCAAAGGTTACAAGAATGGGATTGATGACACAAGTTTCGTGA
- the LOC120330075 gene encoding cytochrome c oxidase subunit 7C, mitochondrial-like has protein sequence MLTRRFAPIVRRGFSTTIRRNGGHGKPTAQDMLPFDPFQNRYKLLIKMSIYIGTAFSLPFFAVYFQLRKKYGEETQ, from the exons ATGTTGACAAGACGCTTTGCACCGATCGTCCGAAGGGGTTTCTCCACAACTATCAGGAGAAACGGGGGACATGGAAAACCGACTGCACAAGACATGCTTCCGTTTGATCCTTTCCAGAACCG atacaaacttCTGATCAAGATGAGCATATATATTGGAACAGCATTCTCTCTACCATTTTTCGCTGTATATTTCCAACTTAGAAAAAAATATGGCGAAGAAACACAGTGA
- the LOC120329682 gene encoding uncharacterized protein LOC120329682 codes for MELGVIDFAKCKINFSQPTYEDLKKVGEEIYEAFSTIGFVYLKDTGISDDEAAEVHKVSKEFFDLNDDIKLKYTLNQNLFGYVAPGVENNDPTKPGEYKESFDVSGPGLASPDSKWPDEDLPGFSDTLKNFTKKLGQLAMRIIEALSIGMKIKASDL; via the exons ATGGAGTTGGGAGTAATTGATTTCGCCAAATGTAAAATAAACTTTTCTCAGCCTACGTAcgaagatttaaaaaaagttggtGAAGAAATTTATGAAGCATTTTCAACGATTGGTTTTGTGTATTTAAAAGATACGGGAATTTCAGA TGATGAAGCGGCTGAAGTTCACAAAGTATCGAAGGAATTCTTTGATCTTAATGATGATATTAAGCTCAAATATACACTTAACCAAAACTTGTTTGGATATGTTGCCCCGGGCGTAGAGAA tAATGACCCGACAAAGCCTGGAGAATATAAGGAATCTTTTGATGTTTCGGGACCAGGCCTTGCTTCGCCGGATTCAAAATGGCCTGATGAGGATCTTCCTGGATTTTCAGACACTCTgaagaattttacaaaaaagcTAGGACAATTGGCTATGAGAATTATCGAAGCGCTTTCGATCGGAATGAAAATTAAGGCAAGTGACTTGTGA